The genomic stretch CCCACGAACCGGCTGTTGATCTGTTGGTCGACGAAGAAGGGCCAGCACACCAACGGCACGCCCTCGGCGACGCCCTCCACCGTCGAGTTCCACCCGGCGTGCGTCAGGAAGCACCCCACGGCGCGGTGCCGGAGCACGTCCCGCTGCGGCGCCCACGGCACGACGAGAGCCCTGTCTTCCCCGACCGCGGCGACGGCTTCCCGGAGCGCGTCGTCCTGGCTCGCCCCGAGCATGTCCGGCCGGAGCACCCAGAGGAACGGgtagccggcggcgacgagcccgCGTAGGAACTCGGTGAACTGCTCGTGGGAGATCACGGTGAGGCTCCCCAGGCTGATGTACACCACGGACCGCTCCGCGTGGCCGTCGAGCCACGCCGTGCACCCGTCGTCGTGGCGCCACAGGCtcgtggcggccgccggcgcggggaaCATGGCGTGGAGCAGCCCGACGGCGAACACGTCGCGCATCTCCTGGGCGAGGTGGGTGAGGGATGAACGCTCTAGGGACGCGGTCGTGTTGAGCATGAGCGCTCTGGCCTTGCGGCTGCGCGCGGTGGCCGCGACCACCGCCTTCAGCAAGGGGTCTTGGTGCGTCTCGGTGAGGGAACGGCACTCGATCGGGAGGTCTCGCCGCCGCAGGAAGCTCTCCATCCCCGGGACGCCGCGGACGGGCTCatcgaggtcgccgccgccctcggggAACGGGAGCTCGCCGAGCTCGATGAGCCTGGGCACGGACATGTACGCCAGGACGGAGCACGCGCTCACCGTGCGGTACGCGATCGCGGGGACGCCGAGCTCCTCGGCGATCTCCCACGCGAACGGCATGACGCCGTCGGCGACGACGCACGTCACCGGCGGGAACCCGTCATCGGCGCCCCCATCGCGACGCCGCAGCGAGGCGAGCAGGTCGCGGTACGCGGCTCCGCCCGTGGTCCTCAGGGTCTCCATGAGCCGCGGGATGCCGTCCAAGGCGCGGGGGTCGTCGTCGGGGAGGCCGTCGGGGACGGACAGGAAGCGgaggcgcggcgaggcggccgcggcctcgcgcgccgcggcgcccaGGCGGCGGAGGTTGTGGTCGGTGTGGAGGAACGTGACGTggaggccggcgcggaggagccCCGTGGAGAAGTGGAGGAAGCTGTTGAGGTGGCCCTGCGCCGGGACCGGGAACACCAGCACGTGCGccatgtccgccgccgcctccgccatgtCCGCGCAGATCGACCTGCACTGCTCGTGTCTGCTCCAgctcggcgcggcggtggcgtctATTTAAGGGATGGGATCATGGGATGCGCGCGAGGCATGAGGCGCGGCCCAAAAAACGCCAGACACGCCACGCCACGCGACATGATCAGTGGTGGAACCAACCATGCGGCAGCCAACCAGAGAACGCGCGGCAGCAGCTGCGCCACACGTGTGCCGCGCGAGCCCGGTTTGTGGCACAGGAGACGagcccgttgccgccgccggggcggcggcgggcatggTCGTCGACTCGTCGGTTCGTGGGGAAGCGAATCACGAATGCCTCGGCTGACGGCTGCTCTGCTCCAGGTATACGCTGACCAGAAATGgtgggtggaggtggcggcgtggcgccaaGTGCAGGAGGAATTTGGATAAGCCACCAGCTACCTCTTTTAGTAAGCCACCCAAATTGAATCTTTGTATCATGTCGTCACGGCTGACTACTGAGTGCAAGTGAAGGTGACCCTGATGTTATTAGATCTCATTtaccatttttcttcttccattttTCACATTGGAGAACCCTTGCAGGTCACATGGGCGCCTCCTGTTTCTTCCTTCTGGATCGACATCTTCACTATATGCTAACGTTGTGTCTGTTGTGGAGCCCGATTATCATttagaggaaaaaaaatgtagctATACTGATGAGGAAGAAGGATGAAGATGGATTTGTGCTGCTACCATTGTAGGAAAATTGAACGGATTTGGATTCTTTCGAGGCCGATATACGACCAAACTTGTGCCACAACCTTTTAATTGTTTCTTGAATACGCAAGAGTGCTAGTATCATCGTATTAAGAAGGAATAGAAATTTCACACAAATTACAAAGCCCTAACGCTGAGCATTGTTCGCAAAAGACATCATCAAAGACAACGGCCAAGAGAGAGAGGGGTTTTTAGTCTAGATACTACGCATGTTCCAGACAACCTAGTCGTATCGCACCGGCCTGAATCCAAAGTTGGATTTCCTGCTTTTTGTCAAAGAGTGGCAACGTTGTGTTTTTActatgtgaaaaaaaaaatcatccggTTTCTTCTCTGCcctactctctccgtcccaaaaagaatgactTTTTAGGATTTTTCAGACAGATTAGGCATGAATGAAAAAGACGCATGTACCCTTAGTTCAGTTTGCATatagaaaatggagaaaatatgtttccatttaatcatgcatgcataagaTTTAAATTCTAGAACATCATTCTTTTTGGAACAAATTTTAAATGCCAAAATATCATTCTTTTTGGTACGGAGAAAGTATGTTACCGTAGCATCATATGTTTTGGTCCTACTATTGCCTCTACTTCCCTCAGGAGGGAAGGTGTTTCCTCCATCTAGTCTGGTATTTGTCCGATTTGTTGAACTGTGTTCTAGGGTCTTTCTTCAAGATGCCATATATAGTGGCTTCAAAATTACAGTTGGCCCTCGATGGCTTTACCTAGATAAGAGGAGCATGGGATGTGATGACTAGGGCCTATGTGGTTTTTGATGTAATTCAATGTTTCTTTGAGGTCCTATACACTGGGCTTGATGCGATAAAATccatcttttttaaaaaaataattgttaTTGTTACTATAAAAAAAAGTTTCTTTCGATTGCGTTGGGAACTATACTTTCAGGTTGAGCATCTAATAGTTTTCCTACTTTAATGGCATGCCATGTAAGTCCAAAGACATTCcagagctataaatccatgaaaaatgtcgtttttgatttttttaaaatattatccTGGTAAGTACTCGTGTATTTCTTATCACAGACCATGGATAAATCATTAAAAGAAATTACGTAAGCCTAAATTGTTCTGCTGTGAACAGAAATCACCAGGCCTCCCAATGGACAAAAATGGATAAATCCAGATGGTCTGCTGAACACAAATGTCACCATCCACCTGGCAGAAAAAGTGCAGCTGACGTCGTGCCTGCGCCAGCTCCAGCGGGCCCACTAGCAGGTCCTCTCCGGCCACATGCGCACCAGTCAGGCTCCCGGATAAGATGATAATTCGAGCCAAAAATATCATCACACACCTACACAAGgcagggcgcgcgcgcggcgtcgtcgtcgtcgtcatagCACAGCTGCACAAGGAGCACCGCCTCGCACACCGCCGGAAAATGGGATCCGCCGTGCAGCTCATCGGCCTCCTCGGCGTCTCCTCACCTCCTCTCGCCCAGTCCCActgcagctgcagcggcggcgccaagAAGCAGGTCTGCTCGCTCCGCGCGCCGCGGCAGCAGAgtcggcgccgcctccgcgtcgCCCACGCCGTCGAGATGGGCGCGCCCGGCTCCGCCGgcgcgccggaggaggaggtggaggagccgTCCGTCGACTTCGCGTTCGTCAGCGTGAGTTCTCTCGGGCCTAGGCTTTCAGACGACGTTGCACACTCTGGTTTTCTTCATTGCGAATTACTAGCTGACGCCGCTTGGCTCGCGCGGTGCGATGCCTATGCAGCCGCGGCTGCTGCCGGACGGGACGCCGGACGTGCACTACcggacggcgcgcggcgggcagAAGCTCCGGGACATCATGCTCGAGGGCTACATCGACCTCTACGGGCCCTACgtgagccgccgccggcgatgtcGCTCTCGCTTGTTCACCGTGCTTGCACTTGCACCTGCACAAACTGATTGGTTCTCGCTGCTGCTCTCTGTTGCTGCAGGATAAGTTCCTTCTCAACTGCTCAGGAGGCGGCGTGTGCGGGACCTGCATCGTCGAGGTAAATACGGAATTCATTCAGAAGTTCAGAAGTAAACGAGTCTCATCTTAGCTTTGATTTGTGGTGCAATGTTGCGTGAGGATTAGCATTTTGTGGGTGTGATCACTTTATCTCAATCTCAGTCAGGGGCCTCATGCTGCAGTCAGAGCTAGTGCCATTTGATCATAAGCTTATACGGAATCCTGATCCAATGACCAATTAACCCAAAGAGAGCTGGGCCTAACACTTTGACCCTTCGCTAATTTTACAGGTGGTTGAAGGCAAGGAAATGCTTTCTCCAAAAAccgaaaaggaaaaggagatgcTCAAAAGGGTTTGTAGAACAAACTCCCTCCTCTGTTCATCAGAAGCAGCCGTTGCAAAATCCTTTTTTTCTTAaacaataaaaaagaaaattcgCTGCATCAtgctctgaactctgaactgaGAACTGAACGTGTGTTGTTTGTGCTAAACTTTGTCCGGCCTTCTTCAGAAACCCAAGACGTGGAGATTGGCTTGCCAGGCTACGGTCGGCAATGCAGATTCAACTGGACAGGTATGAACAGATAAATGCTTCTTACTGTAGCTTTCACACACTGTATTACCAGAAGTAAAAGAAAACCAAGCTACCAATTCAGAATTTCTTTATACGAAATTCATTCTAAAAATTTGTTGTGATTGTGCACATCCAGTTCTtatatactactccctctgtttcaaattgtagatcattttagcttttctaggtttatagatattattatgcatctagatacaaagattatgcatctagaaataccaaaaacgatctacaatttggaacgaagggagtaccgGTCCACAATATCCTTGCAGTGCCGCTTCATGTTTTTTTCAGAAGACAATAGCATTGACAGCATGCCCCTGATTTGTTGCTTGCGCAGATGGTCATTCAGCAATTGCCAGAGTGGAAGATACATGAGTGGGACAAGCAGAAGTAATTGACTGGTCTTAAAATGTACTCATGCGGCCATATATAGAGTAGAATGCCATGAACACTGGAAGTGGAGAAGCAATTGATCGGTAGAATAACTGGTGAAGGTTTATGAAGCTTTTGATACTCCATGCAAAGATCTTAAGcgttctttatttttttttcgtAGCAACCAAGTGTAGCATGGATGCAATTAGCCTCCTTCGGTTACTTGCTCACTTATTCAAAAGAAGAGATGGCAACATGTTCATGGTCTTCGAAAGATCCGTATTTATTTTGAGAAAAATTGTCATAAATCTCCGAACAACTCTAATTTCATTGTTTTGTTTGTGAAATATAGTACCATACATATGCTCGCGCAACCTTCACCATATAAGCACCTTCGATAGACTAAACTGGTATATCTTGAGATTGACGAAATCATCTAAAACAAATTCCAAAAAAATATGAGCACTCGTGTCGAGTCAAGAGCTTGAACTCTGGTGGGCAAGTTCCACCACAAGTAACCTTAACAGTGATCTATGCTCAGTTCAATGCGTGAATTGAGCTATGCTCATTTCAGTGCTCAATAATATCACCTCAATGTCTAAATGACAGCTGAGCTGCATACATGCATGCTATGACTAATTGAAGGGGCAGAGATGGAAGATGTGTGTGAATTAGACGTAGTGGCTAGAACAAATGCGTGATTGTTAATTCTCCACCGCCTTTTGGACAGTGACTTTCTTCCTTCTTGTTTTGGCGTAGAGAATAGGTGCTACTCCATATCCTTGGGCACCAAGCCGTTTACCCAAATGGAGTGCGagaagagagctttgaccttcGTTCTTCTTGCCCCTTCTTCAGAGAAGTCAAGAATTAGCGTGGGCCGCCCGCAGCCGGCGTTGCGGACAGCGAATACTTCTCCAACCCACCACCACAGCACCACTGTCAGAAGTAGCCAGGCACAGAGGAGAGGGACAACAGACCACCCACTCCGATCAACTGCAGCTACAGCCCCCTTCAACTGCCGGTCGGCCGTCGCCGTCCATGGCGACGGCGCACGTACTCGTCTTC from Setaria italica strain Yugu1 chromosome II, Setaria_italica_v2.0, whole genome shotgun sequence encodes the following:
- the LOC101771811 gene encoding 7-deoxyloganetic acid glucosyltransferase, whose protein sequence is MAEAAADMAHVLVFPVPAQGHLNSFLHFSTGLLRAGLHVTFLHTDHNLRRLGAAAREAAAASPRLRFLSVPDGLPDDDPRALDGIPRLMETLRTTGGAAYRDLLASLRRRDGGADDGFPPVTCVVADGVMPFAWEIAEELGVPAIAYRTVSACSVLAYMSVPRLIELGELPFPEGGGDLDEPVRGVPGMESFLRRRDLPIECRSLTETHQDPLLKAVVAATARSRKARALMLNTTASLERSSLTHLAQEMRDVFAVGLLHAMFPAPAAATSLWRHDDGCTAWLDGHAERSVVYISLGSLTVISHEQFTEFLRGLVAAGYPFLWVLRPDMLGASQDDALREAVAAVGEDRALVVPWAPQRDVLRHRAVGCFLTHAGWNSTVEGVAEGVPLVCWPFFVDQQINSRFVGAVWRNGLDMKDVCERDVVERTVREAMESDEIRRSARALAEQVERDIADGGSSAMEFGRLVGFIKELSRTSAAEVGLQIQE
- the LOC101772218 gene encoding photosynthetic NDH subunit of subcomplex B 3, chloroplastic, with protein sequence MGSAVQLIGLLGVSSPPLAQSHCSCSGGAKKQVCSLRAPRQQSRRRLRVAHAVEMGAPGSAGAPEEEVEEPSVDFAFVSPRLLPDGTPDVHYRTARGGQKLRDIMLEGYIDLYGPYDKFLLNCSGGGVCGTCIVEVVEGKEMLSPKTEKEKEMLKRKPKTWRLACQATVGNADSTGQMVIQQLPEWKIHEWDKQK